One part of the Thermoanaerobacterium sp. CMT5567-10 genome encodes these proteins:
- a CDS encoding polyprenyl synthetase family protein → MFDDILMEKIEYINNGLNKLLDIDDKPEILYDAMRYSVFAGGKRLRPVLCISSCELVGGDRDDALPVACAIEFIHTYSLIHDDLPAMDNDDLRRGKPTNHKVYGEALAILAGDALLNYGFEVLIHHALDSTNCQNILRATEEVAHAAGCHGMIGGQVVDLLSENKDITEEELKFMHDHKTGALIKASVVAGAIMGGADDETIKKLSDYAKYIGLAFQIKDDILDVLGDESKLGKNAKSDLENGKSTFVSVFGLQRSISLVKELTASAIRILDDFGEKSEFLKSLTKYMADRDS, encoded by the coding sequence ATGTTTGATGACATTCTAATGGAAAAGATTGAATATATTAATAATGGATTAAATAAGCTATTAGATATAGATGACAAACCAGAAATTTTGTATGATGCAATGAGGTACAGTGTTTTTGCTGGTGGAAAGAGGCTTCGACCAGTATTATGTATATCATCATGCGAACTTGTTGGAGGAGATAGAGATGATGCACTGCCGGTTGCTTGTGCCATAGAATTTATACATACATATTCATTAATACATGATGATTTGCCGGCTATGGATAATGATGATTTAAGGCGTGGAAAACCTACCAATCACAAGGTTTATGGTGAAGCACTTGCAATTCTTGCCGGAGATGCTCTATTAAATTACGGATTTGAGGTATTAATACATCATGCATTAGATTCAACAAATTGCCAAAATATATTAAGAGCAACAGAGGAGGTTGCACATGCTGCAGGATGCCATGGCATGATAGGTGGCCAAGTTGTTGATTTATTGTCTGAGAATAAAGACATAACTGAAGAAGAATTAAAATTTATGCATGATCATAAAACAGGTGCGTTGATAAAGGCTTCTGTTGTTGCCGGTGCAATAATGGGTGGAGCTGATGATGAGACAATTAAAAAATTAAGTGATTATGCTAAATATATAGGTTTGGCATTTCAGATAAAAGATGATATTTTAGATGTTTTAGGTGATGAATCAAAACTTGGGAAAAATGCAAAAAGTGATTTAGAAAACGGCAAGTCAACGTTTGTAAGTGTATTTGGACTTCAGCGATCTATAAGCTTAGTTAAAGAATTAACTGCAAGTGCAATTAGAATATTAGATGATTTTGGAGAGAAGAGCGAATTTTTAAAAAGCCTTACTAAATATATGGCAGATAGAGATAGCTAA
- the xseB gene encoding exodeoxyribonuclease VII small subunit → MSDNMDFEKNMDKLEEIVKKLEKGNLPLEESFKLFKEGLLLSQKLNNVLNDIEGKITMLVNNDEEIPFNLEEDKDV, encoded by the coding sequence ATGAGCGATAATATGGATTTTGAGAAAAATATGGACAAGCTGGAGGAGATAGTTAAAAAGCTAGAAAAGGGGAATTTGCCATTAGAAGAATCTTTTAAGCTATTTAAAGAAGGTCTTTTATTATCCCAAAAATTAAATAATGTATTAAATGATATTGAAGGCAAGATTACTATGCTTGTCAATAACGATGAAGAAATACCTTTTAACTTAGAGGAGGACAAAGATGTTTGA
- the xseA gene encoding exodeoxyribonuclease VII large subunit, with protein MLLKTLTVKQVNDYLKSIVGSDIILKHVMIKGEISNLHFRGQALYFTLVDEYSSLKCVMFEEYINDLKIDVKNGMSVIATGRISVYEKSGAFELLVSKIDVEGAGALFLSFEKLKQKLRNEGLFDSGKKKPIPKNPNKIGVITSPTGAAIHDIINILRRRKPSIDILVVPILVQGSSASLEIEEAIKKVNRRNDVDLIILGRGGGSFEDFYPFNEERVARAIYNSRIPIISAVGHETDFTIADFVADLRAPTPSAAAELAVTDVNFYNEKIENYKRSLYHYAMSIIIDKRHHLNSLKKSIMSKNPIVKNQQLKIRLNSLNRIMEDSIYSVINNKKFKYISLIDKLNTLSPLNVLKRGYTLTMDKDNIRPITKVENLSANDKIYVLFEDGEAKCTVNEVRIYER; from the coding sequence ATGCTATTAAAAACACTTACAGTAAAACAAGTCAATGACTATTTAAAAAGCATAGTTGGCAGTGATATAATATTAAAACATGTAATGATAAAAGGTGAAATATCGAATTTGCATTTTAGGGGACAAGCACTGTATTTTACATTGGTGGACGAATATTCATCTTTAAAATGTGTTATGTTTGAGGAATATATTAATGATTTAAAAATCGACGTAAAAAATGGCATGTCTGTTATTGCAACAGGTAGAATATCTGTTTATGAAAAAAGCGGCGCCTTCGAATTGCTTGTTTCTAAAATTGATGTTGAAGGAGCAGGTGCACTTTTTTTATCCTTTGAAAAATTAAAACAAAAGCTTAGAAACGAAGGATTATTCGATTCTGGTAAAAAGAAACCAATTCCTAAAAATCCTAATAAAATTGGCGTAATAACGTCGCCAACAGGTGCAGCAATCCATGACATAATAAATATTTTAAGACGAAGGAAGCCATCTATAGATATATTGGTGGTTCCTATTTTGGTCCAGGGCAGCTCAGCTTCATTGGAGATTGAAGAAGCAATAAAAAAAGTAAATAGAAGAAATGATGTAGACTTAATTATATTAGGAAGAGGCGGAGGCTCATTTGAAGATTTTTATCCATTTAATGAAGAAAGAGTAGCAAGAGCTATTTATAATTCTAGAATACCTATAATATCTGCTGTCGGACATGAGACTGATTTTACGATTGCTGATTTTGTTGCTGATTTAAGAGCACCGACACCATCTGCTGCAGCCGAATTAGCTGTAACTGATGTTAATTTTTATAATGAAAAAATAGAAAATTATAAAAGGAGTTTATATCATTATGCAATGTCTATAATTATAGATAAAAGGCATCATTTAAATAGTTTAAAAAAATCAATTATGAGTAAAAATCCAATTGTCAAAAATCAGCAGTTAAAAATACGGTTAAATAGTTTAAATAGGATTATGGAAGACAGTATTTACAGCGTTATAAACAATAAAAAGTTTAAATATATAAGTTTGATTGACAAATTAAATACTTTAAGTCCTTTAAATGTTTTAAAGCGTGGTTATACTTTGACAATGGATAAAGATAATATAAGGCCAATTACAAAAGTCGAGAATCTTTCTGCCAATGATAAAATATACGTGTTATTTGAAGATGGTGAAGCTAAATGTACTGTTAATGAGGTGAGAATATATGAGCGATAA
- a CDS encoding bifunctional 5,10-methylenetetrahydrofolate dehydrogenase/5,10-methenyltetrahydrofolate cyclohydrolase, with translation MIIDGKVIAKRIRENIKAEIQENNYKPKLAILIAGNDSASKIYANAKVKACASVGIDASTYFFNESEEEKFIKKLEELNVDENIHGIIVEMPLPKSFNAQKTYDLINPLKDVDCISTYNMGRLFAGNPLYLPCTPRAILEILKQLDINFTGKHAVIVGRSNILGKPVAKLMLDLDMTVTQCHSKTVELQRYTKMADVLILAAGKKNLINGNMIKEGAILIDAGINEYDGKVYGDCDFQSAENRCLYITPVPGGVGPVTTSMVLLNTLEAYKNAIKNTYSKTSQ, from the coding sequence ATGATAATTGATGGTAAAGTGATTGCAAAAAGAATAAGAGAAAATATAAAAGCAGAAATTCAAGAAAACAATTATAAGCCAAAGCTTGCAATTCTCATTGCTGGAAATGATAGTGCATCTAAAATATATGCAAATGCCAAAGTTAAAGCTTGTGCAAGTGTAGGTATTGACGCTTCAACATATTTTTTTAATGAAAGTGAAGAAGAGAAATTTATAAAGAAGTTGGAGGAATTAAATGTCGATGAGAATATACATGGCATAATTGTAGAAATGCCTCTTCCAAAATCATTTAATGCACAAAAAACTTATGATCTTATTAATCCTCTTAAAGATGTCGATTGCATATCAACTTATAACATGGGACGGTTATTTGCTGGTAATCCTCTTTACTTACCTTGTACACCACGTGCAATATTGGAGATTTTAAAACAACTAGACATAAACTTTACTGGAAAACATGCTGTTATCGTAGGAAGAAGTAATATACTAGGGAAACCAGTTGCTAAGCTTATGCTGGATCTTGATATGACAGTAACTCAGTGCCATTCTAAAACTGTAGAATTACAAAGATACACTAAGATGGCAGATGTGCTTATATTAGCAGCAGGGAAGAAAAATCTTATTAATGGAAATATGATAAAAGAAGGGGCTATTTTAATCGATGCTGGAATAAATGAGTATGACGGTAAGGTATACGGAGACTGTGATTTTCAAAGTGCAGAAAATCGCTGCTTATACATAACACCTGTTCCAGGTGGCGTTGGCCCGGTTACAACTTCTATGGTTTTACTAAATACGTTGGAGGCATATAAGAATGCTATTAAAAACACTTACAGTAAAACAAGTCAATGA
- the nusB gene encoding transcription antitermination factor NusB, producing MNRTQAREWLVKLLYQFDVSKSKPSDILNKFFENNDPEEEKDYIEKTFYGIVENVNNIDDRIKKYLKNWDINRIAKIDLAIMRCSFYEILYCDDIPNSVSINEAVEIAKKYSTEKSPSFINGILGNLVKDFNNDGDNYDN from the coding sequence GTGAATAGAACTCAAGCAAGAGAGTGGTTAGTAAAACTATTGTATCAATTTGATGTATCAAAGTCTAAACCTTCTGACATTTTAAATAAATTTTTTGAGAATAATGATCCTGAAGAAGAAAAAGATTATATAGAAAAAACATTTTATGGGATAGTTGAGAATGTAAATAATATTGACGATAGGATAAAGAAGTATCTTAAAAATTGGGATATTAATAGAATTGCAAAAATTGATTTGGCAATAATGAGGTGCAGTTTCTATGAAATATTATATTGTGATGACATACCTAATAGCGTTTCTATTAATGAAGCAGTTGAGATAGCAAAAAAGTACAGCACTGAGAAATCACCGTCTTTTATAAATGGAATTCTAGGAAATTTAGTAAAAGATTTTAATAATGATGGTGATAATTATGATAATTGA
- a CDS encoding DUF2273 domain-containing protein yields MSREELLVLIRRHFGKIVGIVLGLIISLFIIFLGFIKTLFICLCIFLGYYIGYKFDSGTLNDFSDFIYRLIGKLNKRS; encoded by the coding sequence ATGAGCAGAGAAGAATTGCTGGTATTAATTCGTAGACATTTTGGAAAAATAGTAGGGATCGTACTTGGACTAATTATATCTTTATTTATTATCTTTTTAGGCTTTATTAAAACTTTGTTTATTTGTTTATGTATTTTTTTAGGTTATTATATTGGATATAAATTTGATTCTGGGACTTTAAATGATTTTAGTGATTTTATATATAGATTAATTGGAAAATTGAATAAGAGGAGTTGA
- the amaP gene encoding alkaline shock response membrane anchor protein AmaP, protein MSEAKGMIIKMKLVDKMLLMIFIIIIMALSILFIGLGFNLIDPYKFIKIFQLQGQNYVYSVSGILLIIACIIFIMSELNKKSDSVASIILTSNYGNISVSFNTIANLVEKKARTHDGINTQKIYVSKVNEKISISIDVTVSSDVNIPEVAEKLQKDVKSYIENTTAAYIDSVKVNVVNLSSTLKMRVE, encoded by the coding sequence TTGAGCGAAGCGAAAGGAATGATTATAAAAATGAAATTAGTTGATAAAATGTTATTAATGATATTTATAATTATCATAATGGCACTATCCATTTTATTCATTGGTTTGGGGTTTAATTTAATTGATCCGTATAAGTTTATAAAAATATTTCAACTTCAAGGTCAAAACTATGTTTACAGTGTATCGGGTATACTTTTAATAATTGCTTGCATAATTTTTATTATGTCTGAATTAAATAAGAAATCTGATTCTGTAGCTTCGATTATTTTAACTAGCAATTATGGAAATATTTCTGTTTCATTTAATACTATTGCTAATCTTGTAGAGAAAAAAGCAAGAACACATGATGGAATAAATACACAAAAGATCTATGTTTCAAAAGTTAATGAGAAAATATCAATTTCTATTGATGTAACTGTTTCATCAGACGTTAATATACCGGAGGTTGCCGAAAAACTACAGAAAGATGTAAAAAGTTATATAGAGAATACGACAGCTGCTTATATCGATAGCGTAAAGGTAAATGTAGTAAATTTGAGTTCAACTTTGAAAATGAGGGTAGAATAA
- a CDS encoding IS110 family transposase has product MALKIVYKICCGIDVHKTFVVACIASTNSNGITTYKSHRFSTYTKGLRELLQWLLDNNCKDVCMESTGKYWIPVFNILESSCNIILAHPKYVKAIRGKKTDKKDAKWIADLFKHDLVAASFMPPADIRQLRDLMRYRFKLICFMSSEKNRLQNCLTVSNIQLGNIVSDTFGKSSQKIIDKLLENPLDTSFDIGSLIHGSMLKKLPELELAVDGYITPEQAGKLKIIKGHFEDLESRKAELEKLILALAAPYQQELDIILTAPSFKNIFSAITVISEIGVNMEAFPSAKHLCSWAGLTPTNNESAGKKKSVRVSKAGCYIKPLLVQCANSVVKSEKHPEIRNRYLRIKKRRGHKKAIIAIARMLLTALYNMLKKKEPYNAELYKKSDAFPAKREITVEQAILLAQLQGYKIKPAI; this is encoded by the coding sequence ATGGCTTTAAAAATCGTGTATAAAATCTGTTGTGGAATTGATGTACACAAAACCTTTGTGGTTGCATGTATTGCTTCCACTAATTCTAATGGAATTACCACCTATAAAAGCCATCGCTTTTCTACCTACACGAAGGGTTTAAGAGAGCTGTTACAATGGCTTTTGGACAATAACTGCAAGGATGTTTGCATGGAATCTACCGGGAAATACTGGATTCCTGTGTTTAATATATTAGAAAGCTCCTGCAACATCATACTTGCACATCCTAAATATGTTAAGGCTATTCGTGGTAAAAAAACTGACAAGAAAGATGCAAAATGGATTGCTGACCTGTTTAAGCATGATCTTGTTGCCGCTAGCTTTATGCCTCCCGCTGATATTAGACAACTTCGTGACTTAATGCGCTATCGCTTTAAGCTTATTTGCTTTATGTCTAGCGAAAAGAACAGACTCCAAAATTGTCTCACGGTTTCTAACATACAGTTAGGAAACATTGTTTCAGATACTTTCGGTAAAAGTTCTCAAAAGATAATTGATAAGCTTCTAGAAAATCCTCTTGATACTTCCTTTGATATTGGATCTTTAATTCATGGTTCTATGCTAAAAAAACTCCCTGAGCTGGAACTCGCTGTTGATGGTTATATTACACCTGAACAAGCTGGAAAATTAAAGATCATCAAAGGACATTTTGAAGATTTGGAATCCCGGAAAGCAGAGTTAGAAAAACTAATTCTTGCGCTCGCTGCGCCTTATCAACAAGAACTAGACATAATTCTAACCGCTCCATCGTTTAAAAATATTTTCTCGGCTATTACTGTAATATCTGAAATCGGCGTAAATATGGAGGCTTTTCCTTCAGCGAAACACTTATGCTCATGGGCTGGACTCACTCCAACTAACAATGAGAGTGCAGGCAAGAAAAAATCTGTCCGGGTTTCCAAAGCAGGATGTTACATTAAGCCGCTTCTTGTGCAGTGTGCTAACTCTGTAGTTAAAAGCGAGAAACATCCTGAAATTCGTAACCGCTATTTGCGCATCAAAAAGCGTCGCGGCCACAAGAAAGCAATCATTGCTATTGCAAGAATGCTTCTTACAGCATTATACAACATGTTGAAGAAGAAAGAACCATATAATGCTGAATTATATAAAAAATCTGATGCTTTTCCCGCAAAACGCGAGATTACGGTTGAGCAAGCTATACTATTAGCTCAACTTCAAGGCTATAAAATAAAGCCAGCTATTTAG
- a CDS encoding Asp23/Gls24 family envelope stress response protein has protein sequence MEENISQELEFGTIKISDDVVAVIAGLAATEVPGVAGMSGGVVNGITEMLGRKNLSKGVKVQVGEKEAAVDLYIVVDYGVRIPEIAWNVQENVKKAIETMTGLKAVEVNIHVQGVNMEKEQKSKEPPKENK, from the coding sequence ATGGAGGAAAATATAAGCCAAGAGCTTGAATTTGGTACAATTAAAATATCAGATGATGTGGTTGCGGTAATAGCAGGATTAGCTGCAACAGAAGTTCCAGGTGTTGCAGGAATGAGTGGTGGTGTTGTAAACGGCATTACTGAAATGCTTGGACGTAAAAATTTATCAAAAGGCGTCAAAGTTCAAGTTGGTGAAAAGGAAGCTGCAGTTGATTTGTATATTGTAGTTGACTATGGGGTAAGAATACCTGAAATTGCATGGAATGTCCAAGAAAATGTAAAAAAGGCGATAGAAACAATGACTGGTCTTAAAGCAGTTGAAGTAAATATACATGTTCAAGGTGTTAACATGGAAAAAGAACAAAAATCTAAAGAACCCCCTAAAGAAAATAAATAG
- a CDS encoding SpoIIIAH-like family protein encodes MMYLKKKSIAIASLVLLIAIAFVINYSYQNGINKNASSKSNDLNTQIIDKNQASSSTSSNNQSEAMTALSSGLFSSYRQDRDVNRSRSLEALQEIVNNKNTSQETRDEAQKQIIKLTETNQKELILENLIKAKGFQDAIVLIDNNTANVIVQADKLSEDEVAKIQDVVSQQTGFPLDNIKIMNRMN; translated from the coding sequence ATGATGTATTTAAAGAAAAAATCTATAGCAATTGCATCTTTGGTCTTGCTTATAGCAATAGCTTTTGTTATTAATTATAGCTATCAAAATGGAATAAATAAAAATGCTTCAAGTAAAAGCAATGATTTAAATACGCAAATAATAGATAAAAACCAGGCTTCAAGTTCTACATCCTCAAATAACCAGTCAGAAGCTATGACAGCATTATCGAGTGGATTATTTTCATCATATAGGCAAGACAGAGATGTCAATAGGAGCCGTAGCTTGGAAGCATTGCAAGAAATAGTAAATAATAAAAATACTAGCCAAGAGACTAGAGATGAAGCACAGAAACAGATTATCAAGTTAACTGAAACAAATCAAAAAGAATTGATTTTAGAAAATTTAATTAAAGCAAAGGGATTTCAAGACGCTATAGTATTAATAGACAATAATACAGCGAATGTTATAGTACAAGCAGATAAATTATCTGAAGATGAAGTTGCAAAAATTCAAGATGTAGTTTCACAGCAAACTGGCTTTCCTCTTGACAACATAAAAATCATGAACAGAATGAATTAG
- the spoIIIAG gene encoding stage III sporulation protein AG, which translates to MDLNKLKQKILKADNKTIQDLTVIFIIGLIILIGASIFFKPKPTNKDSDKQMVVKQVTNDDYASQLELELKNILSKIHGAGNVDVLVTLDSDEEVVAAMDTVQSETTTNEKDSNGGTRTTIQSETNNKIVTSQTTSGENQPMILKKVMPEIRGVVVVADGAKDPNVQYELMTSVETALGIPAYKVKVVSSK; encoded by the coding sequence GTGGATTTGAATAAACTAAAGCAAAAAATTTTGAAGGCGGATAATAAGACCATCCAAGATTTAACAGTAATTTTCATTATTGGTTTGATTATTTTAATAGGGGCCAGCATATTTTTTAAGCCCAAACCTACAAATAAAGATTCAGATAAACAAATGGTTGTAAAACAAGTTACAAATGATGATTATGCAAGTCAACTGGAATTAGAATTAAAGAATATTTTGTCAAAAATTCACGGAGCAGGCAATGTGGATGTTTTAGTTACTTTAGATTCTGATGAAGAAGTAGTAGCGGCTATGGATACAGTTCAGTCAGAAACTACTACAAATGAAAAAGACAGCAATGGTGGAACAAGAACAACCATTCAGAGCGAAACAAATAACAAAATTGTAACATCACAAACTACAAGCGGAGAAAATCAACCGATGATTTTAAAAAAGGTGATGCCAGAGATAAGAGGTGTTGTTGTTGTAGCAGATGGTGCGAAAGATCCCAATGTTCAATATGAACTTATGACATCTGTGGAGACGGCATTGGGAATTCCAGCGTATAAGGTTAAAGTAGTATCTTCAAAATAA
- the spoIIIAF gene encoding stage III sporulation protein AF: MHDVEMVKNWILQIAYISILAIVFELLIPSSNMKKYVKVVIGLTIMIAIINPILGFLKNGVDINSTLEKEYNYNNIDINSMTKQAEVERNKLIVAEYKKRLNEQIKEKVLDVIDASDVEIESSINEDLNDKNFGAIKNIHVVLSNVKYKMVNDINDGKIIIDTSKFDEKEQILDDIKNDISKFYNVPLKNITIEER, encoded by the coding sequence ATGCATGATGTGGAAATGGTAAAAAATTGGATACTTCAAATAGCATATATTTCAATCTTAGCTATTGTATTCGAACTTTTGATTCCATCTTCGAATATGAAAAAATACGTGAAAGTTGTAATAGGATTGACAATCATGATTGCCATTATCAATCCCATTTTAGGTTTTTTGAAGAATGGAGTTGATATAAATAGTACATTGGAAAAGGAGTATAATTACAACAACATAGATATTAATTCCATGACTAAACAAGCTGAAGTAGAGAGAAATAAGCTTATAGTTGCTGAATACAAAAAAAGATTGAATGAACAAATAAAAGAAAAAGTATTAGATGTAATAGATGCCTCTGATGTAGAAATAGAATCATCAATAAATGAAGATTTAAACGATAAAAATTTTGGTGCCATAAAAAATATACATGTAGTACTTTCAAACGTTAAATACAAAATGGTTAATGATATAAATGACGGAAAAATTATAATAGATACAAGTAAATTTGATGAAAAAGAACAGATATTGGATGACATTAAAAATGATATAAGTAAATTCTATAATGTACCATTAAAGAATATAACTATAGAGGAAAGATAA
- the spoIIIAE gene encoding stage III sporulation protein AE: protein MRKILFLILVSIIIFIFPIKTYADTNDDLYSQIQNADTSQIDSLIKEINEENGNIFPITDVKTYIINVLNGKETFNIRDIISNILKILFNEVKSSLDIFIQLILLAIISAVLTNLENSFGNDGISQIAHIAVYAVLVIVAIKSFTSVLNIGRGAIDSMVNFMQAILPILITMLASVGAFASASFFQPALIMVVEFTAKEIKDFILPAILFMTVVKVISRISDKFTLDKLADFFKTICTAAISILLSIFIGVITIQGITSSIADGAISRTTKYAVGAFLPVVGSILSDSIDTIMSASLLIKGAISTFGLVSIILIAIIPIIKIFSVMLIYKFSAAVIEPIADKRIVDFISDLTTSIAYVFAALVSVTVMMFLSITAVINASSISIMMR from the coding sequence GTGAGAAAAATTTTATTTTTAATATTAGTTTCAATAATAATATTTATATTTCCAATTAAAACATATGCTGATACGAATGATGATTTGTATAGCCAAATACAAAATGCTGATACTAGTCAAATTGATTCATTGATCAAAGAAATAAACGAGGAAAATGGAAATATATTTCCAATAACAGATGTTAAAACATATATTATAAATGTTTTAAATGGAAAAGAAACATTTAATATAAGAGACATTATCAGCAATATATTAAAAATTCTTTTTAATGAAGTTAAATCATCATTAGATATTTTTATTCAGCTTATATTGTTAGCAATAATTAGTGCGGTATTGACAAATTTAGAAAATTCTTTTGGAAATGATGGCATAAGTCAAATTGCACATATAGCTGTATATGCAGTTTTAGTTATAGTAGCAATAAAAAGTTTCACAAGCGTTTTAAACATCGGAAGAGGTGCAATAGATAGTATGGTAAATTTTATGCAGGCGATTTTGCCAATTTTGATTACAATGTTGGCTTCCGTTGGAGCTTTTGCATCGGCATCTTTTTTTCAACCTGCGTTAATAATGGTAGTGGAATTTACAGCTAAAGAAATCAAGGACTTTATTCTTCCTGCAATACTATTTATGACAGTAGTGAAAGTGATAAGTCGTATTTCCGATAAGTTTACTTTAGATAAGCTTGCAGATTTTTTTAAAACTATTTGTACCGCAGCCATTTCGATTTTACTTAGTATTTTTATAGGTGTTATAACGATTCAAGGGATAACATCATCTATAGCAGACGGTGCAATATCGAGAACGACAAAGTATGCAGTAGGTGCATTCTTGCCTGTTGTTGGCAGTATATTATCAGATAGCATCGATACTATTATGAGCGCATCGCTTTTAATAAAGGGGGCGATAAGTACTTTTGGACTTGTTTCTATAATTTTAATAGCTATTATCCCGATTATTAAGATATTTTCAGTAATGTTAATATATAAATTTTCTGCAGCTGTAATAGAGCCAATAGCTGACAAAAGAATAGTCGATTTTATATCTGATCTTACTACATCTATCGCATATGTATTTGCAGCATTGGTATCTGTAACTGTAATGATGTTTTTATCGATAACTGCTGTAATAAATGCATCTAGTATTAGCATAATGATGAGATAA
- the spoIIIAD gene encoding stage III sporulation protein AD yields the protein MEIVQIVAIGIICIIILSILRETNKDLAVIISLIASILIFFMVIPKISNIITVLNTIADKSGINNIYVKTILKIIGIAYIAEFGVQLSNDANEKNIATKIELAAKIIIVFLSLPIIIALVDTIVSIMP from the coding sequence ATGGAAATTGTTCAAATTGTAGCCATAGGCATTATATGTATTATTATTCTTTCAATATTGAGAGAAACTAACAAAGACCTTGCAGTGATAATAAGTTTAATTGCCAGCATACTTATATTTTTTATGGTAATTCCTAAAATTAGCAATATAATAACAGTTTTAAATACTATCGCTGATAAAAGCGGCATTAACAATATATATGTTAAAACAATCCTTAAAATAATTGGTATTGCCTATATTGCGGAATTTGGAGTTCAGCTTTCAAATGATGCTAATGAAAAAAATATAGCAACTAAGATAGAGTTAGCAGCGAAAATAATAATTGTCTTTTTATCACTTCCTATAATAATAGCACTTGTTGATACGATAGTCTCTATAATGCCGTGA
- the spoIIIAC gene encoding stage III sporulation protein AC yields MSIDVIFKIAAIGILVTVLNQILIRSGREEQAMMVTLAGVVVVLMMVITMINNLFTAVKSIFQLY; encoded by the coding sequence TTGAGCATAGATGTAATTTTTAAGATAGCTGCGATCGGAATTTTAGTAACTGTACTTAATCAAATATTGATTAGATCAGGGAGAGAAGAGCAAGCGATGATGGTTACACTGGCAGGTGTAGTAGTGGTATTGATGATGGTGATAACAATGATAAACAATTTATTTACGGCAGTCAAGAGTATCTTTCAACTGTATTAA
- the spoIIIAB gene encoding stage III sporulation protein SpoIIIAB, whose product MIKIIGMIMVLISSALIGYLKSLKYTLRRRTIRAILSSLNILITEITYNQITLSEAFAKLSETSESGIGKLFLIASQILNSNEGYTASEAWEIALDKVGDLNLNRDDIRILKSFGKGLGNSDIYNQEKNFKFTSELLKKQLSDAEELSKKNEKLYKNLGVLVGIAVIIIFL is encoded by the coding sequence ATGATAAAAATTATAGGAATGATCATGGTTCTAATTTCATCAGCTTTGATAGGGTATTTAAAATCACTTAAATATACGTTGAGAAGGCGGACAATAAGAGCTATTTTATCAAGCCTTAACATTTTGATTACTGAAATTACATATAACCAAATAACTTTATCAGAAGCATTTGCCAAATTATCAGAAACATCTGAATCAGGTATTGGGAAGCTTTTTTTAATAGCGTCTCAAATTTTAAATTCTAACGAGGGATATACGGCTAGTGAGGCATGGGAAATTGCACTTGATAAGGTGGGAGACCTTAACTTAAATCGAGATGATATAAGAATATTAAAATCGTTTGGAAAAGGACTTGGAAATTCTGATATATATAATCAGGAAAAGAATTTTAAGTTTACATCTGAATTGCTTAAAAAGCAACTTAGTGATGCGGAAGAATTGAGTAAAAAAAATGAAAAACTATATAAAAATCTTGGTGTATTGGTAGGCATAGCAGTAATTATCATATTTTTGTGA